TTCAGGTCCAACAGCTTTACATTTAAATAGCTGATCATTTCCCCAGCACCTCCATTTATGGCCTGGAAGTGACTTACTAATAATATTGCTGTAATCTACAGTAGATCAGGGAAATGTCGCGTTTGCTGCGGAGGTTTGCCGGTTGTGAACTAtaactattcttttttttttgtatttataggGGAGACAATAGATGAACACTCAGCACCCAGGCATCACGCCGTTACAGACCACCTGCTCTCCCCATCTGCTGACACAGAGGCTTGTCTCACGGGGGACCAGGACGATGCAGAATCAGTCACTCTGCAGGCCCCGTCCCCGCACAAGCGACGGCGCCCGGACCAGGCCTGCGCCAAACCGCGGCGTGCCAGGACAGCGTTCACGTACGAGCAACTGGTGGCTCTGGAAAACAAGTTCCGCGCAACTCGGTACCTGTCTGTGTGCGAGAGACTAAACCTGGCCCTGTCCTTGAGTCTGACCGAAACCCAGGTGaaaatctggttccagaacaggAGAACCAAGTGGAAAAAACAGAACCCCGGGGTGGACAGCAACTTGCAGCCCGGCTCCAACTCCCTCGTCAACGTCAGTCCAAACCCGGCCACTTGTGGGTCAAGCTCCGCCAGCTTCCATCACACGTTCCCGAGCTTCAGCTCTGGGAATGTGATCTTCCACACGGCCGGTGCTGTTCCACTTTCATCCACCGGAGGGCTCCTGCATCCCTTCATGTCTGGTGGATTCGTCCAGCCGACTTACTTCAATCCACATCTATGAAAGGAGCCAAGACTGACATTTTGCAGCTGGTGATACTTctgggcaattttttttacatggacaGAATAATTGTAATCAGATTTACTTTCACTGCCCAGAATCACTGTAACTGTTGCATCAATGTCATACTATGTTCTACAGAGTGAATGATCTGACAAGGTTTGTACAAGGGTTCTTGTTTCATTGCAATATTGTCCATTAGGTTCATTGTGAAAGGTTTTCAAACCTTATTTAAGTATTCAACTGACCGTCTTTCCAGCTACTGCAACGTCATAACAAGAGGCAAAATGGACGAAGTGATCCGTGACATGAGCCCAACAATTATTTCAGAATTTACAGTGTTATCCCTT
The sequence above is a segment of the Scophthalmus maximus strain ysfricsl-2021 chromosome 10, ASM2237912v1, whole genome shotgun sequence genome. Coding sequences within it:
- the nkx1.2la gene encoding NK1 transcription factor related 2-like,a, encoding MLDPEDCGVTMTSSHKISFSISDILDPNKFNSKRVNELSIVKEKFPVPNPEGTSLESDSTAGGDFRVERTEAGETIDEHSAPRHHAVTDHLLSPSADTEACLTGDQDDAESVTLQAPSPHKRRRPDQACAKPRRARTAFTYEQLVALENKFRATRYLSVCERLNLALSLSLTETQVKIWFQNRRTKWKKQNPGVDSNLQPGSNSLVNVSPNPATCGSSSASFHHTFPSFSSGNVIFHTAGAVPLSSTGGLLHPFMSGGFVQPTYFNPHL